A window of the Labeo rohita strain BAU-BD-2019 unplaced genomic scaffold, IGBB_LRoh.1.0 scaffold_199, whole genome shotgun sequence genome harbors these coding sequences:
- the LOC127159214 gene encoding uncharacterized protein LOC127159214 — protein MPGRSLLDVIVYEADVLLMGRCRPDVRVLSGMIHNASSVGIFDVCREVPIIQDEQKQRKRMQCFKWFSSAIVGLLVFIFVLLSKTSFLLLITFGNNQTEIVCSEQKPTVLICIGFILVGPSVLLLLKSTWKFIFKSATMPSRKSLLLVLCVEFLVALGAAILTIVAMPHFDIVTNVMILNSVSILSAVFQVVAQCLAKEGKRFIMLPACSIFLIITGFVLFAISYLVFESSLEIKISIGLAIVGAICVSVNWWENYSTLFAGSFLEDISRDIAQSRNVVCIISSLIRILVTSAVVAAYVPLSGQEWKSVKLVFETVVVLLVAIQLTSSALCRWFAVVACKMHALRRCFILPMYMASITVLAVFLVPVMVRLPESNQNFTCLENFQPESSDEWLRLMLNDAIKTLNARDIVVHMKIGGLACLGCSALSWWLGLVLSTVYIWYLKIHRIERTQDLFVRRTYEGAFMEQSMLLNTRFEIRKKIKNLR, from the exons ATGCCTGGCCGATCCTTATTAGATGTTATAGTTTATGAGGCCGACGTTCTGCTCATGGGCCGATGTCGgccagacgtacgtgtgctgtCTGGGATGATTCATAATGCTTCCTCTGTC GGAATCTTTGATGTGTGCAGAGAAGTGCCAATCATTCAAGATGAGCAGAAGCAAAGGAAAAGAATGCAGTGTTTTAAATGGTTCTCGTCTGCCATTGTTGGCCTACTTGTCTTCATCTTTGTGCTGCTCAGTAAA ACATCATTTCTGCTTTTGATAACATTTGGGAACAATCAAACTGAGATTGTGTGTTCAGAACAAAAACCGACTGTCCTAATTTGCATTGGCTTCATTCTGGTTGGGCCGAGTGTTCTCCTTCTGCTAAAGAGCACATGGAAGTTCATTTTCAAGAGTGCAACCATGCCCTCGAGAAAATCTCTTCTTTTG GTTCTGTGTGTTGAGTTCCTGGTAGCACTGGGTGCTGCAATTCTTACAATAGTAGCCATGCCACACTTTGACATTGTCACTAATGTGATGATCCTAAACAGTGTGAGCATCCTGTCCGCAGTGTTCCAGGTGGTCGCTCAGTGCCTTGCCAAAGAGGGGAAGCGTTTTATAATGCTCCCTGCATGCTCCATTTTCTTAATCATCACAGGTTTTGTGCTCTTTGCGATCAGTTATTTGGTATTCGAAAGTTCCTTGGAGATAAAAATATCAATTGGCCTTGCCATTGTGGGGGCCATCTGTGTTTCTGTGAACTGGTGGGAGAACTACAGCACGCTTTTCGCTGGGTCATTTCTAGAGGACATTTCCAGAGACATCGCTCAGTCCCGTAATGTGGTCTGCATCATTTCCAGTTTGATAAGAATCCTGGTTACATCAGCTGTGGTTGCAGCTTATGTTCCTCTGTCAGGTCAGGAATGGAAATCAGTCAAACTTGTCTTTGAaacagttgttgttttattggtgGCAATCCAGCTTACATCCTCTGCCTTGTGCCGCTGGTTTGCAGTTGTGGCATGTAAGATGCATGCCCTGCGCCGCTGCTTCATCCTGCCCATGTACATGGCCTCGATCACCGTTTTGGCTGTATTTTTGGTTCCAGTTATGGTCAGGCTTCCAGAGTCTAATCAAAACTTTACCTGTCTTGAGAACTTTCAGCCAGAATCCAGTGATGAATGGTTGCGTTTGATGTTGAATGATGCTATAAAAACTCTGAATGCCAGGGACATTGTGGTGCACATGAAGATAGGAGGACTGGCCTGTTTGGGCTGCTCTGCTCTGAGCTGGTGGTTGGGACTCGTGCTCAGTACAG